cttttccaGATTTACATCCATACATTTCTCCAGAAAAGCCCCAAACCCAATTTATTTTCCATTGGTACCAAAGCAcagactactgagctgatgaaaccatcggggactaacagtccaTCATGACATCAGTGGTTTAAATCAAATGCTAGTAAAATGACCATTTAGTTTGATCTGCTCTTCAATATTTCTATTAGATATtggatatataaatatgttttggccTGATCATCACCGAAGAGACATTAAATGTCGAAATGTGTATCTGGTGCATCAAAGTGTGTACAAtcaatgttgttgtttttgctCACCATTATCTGTAATTGACCCAACTTTAGCAGACATGTTGACAAGAACACCCGTATGTTTAGAAGGTTGTTTCCCAAtgtcaccatttcctttctttaGAAGAGGAGCAAAGAATTTGGCCATTATCAATGGTCCTATTGTGTTTGTAGCAAATGTCTGACTCAGTCCCTGTAGAGAGAAAAATAAGTCCAGAAaatcgaaatatttttttatttttcaaaatttttaaatgtattattgCTAACACCAAATTGCTTTAACAGTCTAAACTTCAAGTTGAATGATTTTCCATTGCCATTGCTTAGACAGAAGGAGCTGTTTTCCGTGTGACTATCAATTTAAGGCCATAGTTGcattaaaaacagtaaaatcaaaCTGCAGCATAAAAAACCGTGGAATATTGGATAGAAGAGACATGCTATATAGAACAAAGTGAAATGTTTGTTGCAAATCAAATTCTTATATATTccgttttgttattttaaattatctttacaAGTGTTCATTTGGAATTGTTTTGGGCGATGGCTTatgaattaaacatttatttcttaGACGTGGCACATAATGGTAGTGGATATCTTTACCTCTTCCGTAACATCTCTCAAACTGGTTTCCCCTTTCCCCGATGGATGCAGCATTCCAGCTGAATTGATTAACAAATCGAGTCGTCCATAGCTTTCAGTTGTCTTGTTGCATACGTTTTCAATGTCTGTCGTCTTGGTAACATCTAGCTGGTGTATGTGTAGTCTGTTGGGTACATCACTCTGTAGTTGTAACAGTTCACTGGCTTTGTCTGGAGATCTGCATGTAGCAATAACCACTGACTGTGGATCCCTTGATAATAAAGTCCTACAAAACTGCAGACCAATTCCTTTACTGGCTCCTTGTATCAGTGATATCGTAGTCATTATTCCCGAAAGCTCAACCCTGAAAGATAATTCTTGTGTGAAGACAAATGTATAGAGTTTATTAATAGCGAAgagtatattttaaattaataaatgtaatCTTCTGAGAGAATCCCGAGGATTGACTTAagtgtagacatttttttcaaaatagctGTACTAAACTAAGAGGTCGTGActaattgattacattttttcgCGTAAGATGCTAgtgaaaataataatgtatcTGCTTCTATCAAAAAAACTGATCTCGAACTATAAATAACCGGGTTTAAACGGCATGAGGAAAAAGGCAGATGCCATTAGTGGCGCAGGACCAGCTGGCCCTTATATGTAGCACCCGATCCCACTTAATCTTATTGTGGTTCGTGTTTCTCACTCTAGTTTTTATGTAATGTTAAGGGTAATATTTTCTTGTTtggaacttttaaaattttgtcatgtcATGTTGGGCCCTTATTTAGCGATTAATACGATATGGatatttctaaaattcaaatttcttaaGCGAAatcttgtgatttttttatagaaaaaaaggtTGAGATAACATATTAGGATAATCCAAGACAATTAAAGTTATAATGTAAAACGTTGTTACATATGTCACAAAATGAACACcttatgaatgaaaaaaaaaatcgtcaagGTTTCCTCAGAGTCCCGTGTCTCGTCTGTGACTGCTATATTGTCAGTGTAAAAAATGTTGACTGCTATCAAATAAGTTCGTTTATCggtataaaaatatagaaagaaaat
Above is a window of Mytilus trossulus isolate FHL-02 chromosome 4, PNRI_Mtr1.1.1.hap1, whole genome shotgun sequence DNA encoding:
- the LOC134714181 gene encoding C-signal-like is translated as MTTISLIQGASKGIGLQFCRTLLSRDPQSVVIATCRSPDKASELLQLQSDVPNRLHIHQLDVTKTTDIENVCNKTTESYGRLDLLINSAGMLHPSGKGETSLRDVTEEGLSQTFATNTIGPLIMAKFFAPLLKKGNGDIGKQPSKHTGVLVNMSAKVGSITDNGLGGWYSYRLSKAALNMTTKNLSIELGRGKNKITCISLHPGTVDTDLSRPYHKGVPKLFSTEESVRMMLEVIDSLSVEDTGKFFTYDRTELSF